From Gottschalkiaceae bacterium SANA:
CCATTCACCTTCATATTTGAAGACAGACGTTTTACACTGCTCATTGAAATTATGGATGCCATAGGCTTCAATCTCGGTCTTGTCATTCAATCCCAAGTTTTTTTCCACTTCGATTTCAACCGGCAGACCGTGAGTATCCCAACCAGCTTTTCGCTTCACTTGATATCCCTGCATGGTCTTAAATCGACAAACGCCATCCTTTAAACTTCTGGCAATTACATGGTGAATGCCTGGATGTCCGTTCGCTGTCGGCGGACCCTCATAAAATACAAATTGTTCTTTTCCCTCACGGGTTTCAATACTCTGCTTTAATAAATCCATTGCTTCCCAATTCGCTCGGATTTGGGCTTCTTTTTCCTTCACCGGCAATTTAGACAATGCTTCAAATTTAGCCATTTTTATCTTCCTCTCTTTTCTATGTTTTGTAAATATTATTCAGTTGAAATAAAAAAAGCCCCTAGATCAAAAGATCTAGGGACGAAAACTCCGCGGTACCACCCTACTTACAAGACAATAAGTCTTGTCGCTTCAACAAGATAACGGCTTGGACCGGAACTTCCTACTCTGTTCAGAAATTCAAGCTCACAGGTGATTTGCTAAAGATCGATTCGGATAACCTTTCAACCGGTGAATTATCTCTCTACACCATCGATTGCCTCTAACCGTCCTGCTCATTGCTATTCATCCCTTATCCTACATGACGAAATTTGGTTTGTCAAGCAATCCGAGTCAAGGCACGAAATTCCACAAGAGACACACATCTTTCCCCTATTACTTACCACTATCTAGCTATTTATACGCACATGAACGACACTTATTTAAACTATAAACAGAGATCTCTTAAAAATACGGCAACCCCATCTTGGTCATTAGTAACCGTCACATGGTCTGCAAGAGCCTTTAACTCGTCGACGGCATTGCCCATGGCAACCCCCACTCCTGCATGTAGGATCATCTCCATATCATTAAAGTCGTCGCCGAAAGTGATCACATCGGAATGACTCATCTCAAAACGATCCAGTACCCTTACAATACTATTCCATTTTGTAACCTCAGCATGCATGATTTGACACAATGTGCCATCATCCGTAACCACTCCTCTGCAGCCTTGAGGCAAATGGGAAGTAAACTCAATGGTTATTCTTTCATCCGCATAGATCATTACTTTAAACGCTTCTTTAAATTTGAATGTTTTCAAATCAACTAATTCATATGGAATTTGGCCGAAAACATCCACAATATCAAAATTGGCGTACAATTTATCATTCACTTCCATGCATATATTGTTGAGGCCTTGTTTTTCTGCTAGCTCGATGATTTCTATAACCATATGTCGAGATATCTCTTGATTAAATATTACTTCAGCATCTCGATAAATAATTGCCCCATTGTAGCAGATCACATATTCGTTTTTTAATGCGTCGGGGATCAATCTGAATGCGTCTCTAGGCGGTCTCGCTGTTGCGAAAACCAATTGAATCCCTTTCTCCGCCATAGACCGTAGCACTTCTATCGAATGCGCCGAAACCGTTTTATCACTTCTTAGAAGTGTTCCGTCAAGATCTGAAACAATCATTTTCTTCACCATGAATCCACCTTCTTTCGATTTATGCCTTTTAAATATACTTGTAATCGAGTATAACTCAATCAAGCTATAATTTCACTCAAATATAAAAAAACATCTGCATTTCGAATTTCTTCGATCAACAGATGCTTCCAGATTCACTATTTTTTATTCTTCTACCAAAATTTCCATGATCCATGAAAGACCGCTATGTATGACTCAAAAAAGTACACTCTTGCTTTACCGACTCACCCTTGCATAGAGTCCTTGAGCTTTCGTGCAAATCTTTGCGCATTCTCAAGATCAACTTGATTGGGTCTTCCCTTATTCATCCCCCCAAGATACTTAAGGAAACTATTTGTATTGTATCCTTTGCAGCTAAATTCACCTACGATTCTATATCCTTTTGCCTCCAGCTTTTCTCGTAGCAGTGCATAATCCTCTTTCACTTTCTCTTTTCCTTGCACAGCACTTGTCGAAAAAATGAATCCCGCCTTCTTATCCACGTTCGGCAGTCTGTCTACAAAATCAAGCAAGGGCTTGTAGTGGCGTCCACTATCGATACCTGCTCCAAACCCGACCAGGTCATATGCCTGAAGTTCCTCCATAATAACCTGGTCTGGATTCTTTACTTCTGCTTGCAATACCTTTGAAAATTCACTTGCGATTTTAGCGGTATTGTTATGATGATACGAGTAAACGATAATAAGACTCCTTGCACCCATCGTATCTGCCTTTCCCTCCTGCATTATTTTTACCTCCAATTGTATTGCTTTCACAGGCCTACCTATACCTCTGTACCTACAATAAAAAATCCGATCCATTGCTTCTATCCTTATTATATTTACACACATTCTGATCAAACAAATCAGAAATACCAATATCTTCAGCAATCCTTAGCAATAAACAAATAAGAAAAAAGTCTTATCCTTTTAAATGGAAATAACGTGGGTATTATTGGAAGTAACTAGTATCTTTATATTTGTACGTTTGTATTTGATGGCGTTTTACCATAAATTAAATCAAATTACTTGTCAAAGACACCAAAGAACTGAATGGAGGGATCACAATGAACCCAGAATTAAATGAAAAAAAAATTAAAATCAATATATTTGGCAAAGTCGCACATACTTTTATCAATCAGTTTCAGCTAACCGTTTTAATTATTCTCTTGATCATAAGTATTGGTGTTGCAGGAGCATTGAGTTTACCAAGAGAATCTCTGCCCGAAATTGTTTTTCCCGCCATCACCATCCAAACACTTTTTCC
This genomic window contains:
- a CDS encoding flavodoxin family protein — its product is MQEGKADTMGARSLIIVYSYHHNNTAKIASEFSKVLQAEVKNPDQVIMEELQAYDLVGFGAGIDSGRHYKPLLDFVDRLPNVDKKAGFIFSTSAVQGKEKVKEDYALLREKLEAKGYRIVGEFSCKGYNTNSFLKYLGGMNKGRPNQVDLENAQRFARKLKDSMQG
- a CDS encoding Cof-type HAD-IIB family hydrolase — translated: MVKKMIVSDLDGTLLRSDKTVSAHSIEVLRSMAEKGIQLVFATARPPRDAFRLIPDALKNEYVICYNGAIIYRDAEVIFNQEISRHMVIEIIELAEKQGLNNICMEVNDKLYANFDIVDVFGQIPYELVDLKTFKFKEAFKVMIYADERITIEFTSHLPQGCRGVVTDDGTLCQIMHAEVTKWNSIVRVLDRFEMSHSDVITFGDDFNDMEMILHAGVGVAMGNAVDELKALADHVTVTNDQDGVAVFLRDLCL